In a genomic window of Aeromicrobium panaciterrae:
- a CDS encoding MCE family protein: MRTRPLSRVVVAGVALATAFTLGGCGPDLYDVPLPSKVKGETYSLSADFESALNLPPASPVKLEGRTVGQVTEVTTSDYVAHVSFEVMKDTKIPTGSRVEVRLTAPVGEAFVALIPPAEPTSGVLAAGTKIGLENTNTAPDTTDLLTGVSAAVTGGSYADLKVVVDELATAMDGSSTTVRHLLREVDNLVTSTNRHRDDIDASLDALDRLTAGLADDTELIASSIKKLDPAIRTLQGHEDKAVKLLVALDRIEASSRKNVEGMRGRLRNQLKDTRVLVDAVIAERDQLRPIMTGITAFADALDRATPGDFAMFDLTFNLIPALPAALGNVPIAPDATTLLEGDLAELLTGLQDTVTDIAGDEGLVGQLIGGLAGGGG, encoded by the coding sequence ATGCGCACACGTCCGCTCAGCCGTGTAGTCGTGGCCGGCGTCGCTCTCGCGACCGCGTTCACCTTGGGCGGCTGCGGGCCGGACCTGTACGACGTCCCACTGCCCAGCAAGGTCAAGGGCGAGACCTATTCATTGAGCGCCGACTTCGAATCAGCGCTCAACCTGCCGCCTGCGTCCCCAGTCAAGCTCGAGGGCAGGACGGTCGGCCAGGTCACGGAAGTCACGACGTCCGACTACGTCGCGCATGTGTCATTCGAAGTCATGAAGGACACCAAGATCCCGACCGGATCCAGAGTCGAGGTACGACTGACAGCCCCCGTGGGTGAAGCATTCGTGGCCCTCATTCCACCCGCCGAGCCGACATCCGGTGTTCTTGCCGCGGGCACGAAGATCGGCCTGGAGAACACCAACACCGCGCCTGACACGACAGATCTGCTCACCGGAGTCTCGGCGGCAGTCACAGGTGGCAGCTACGCGGACCTGAAGGTCGTCGTTGACGAGCTGGCGACTGCGATGGACGGCTCGTCCACCACCGTCCGACATCTGCTGCGAGAGGTCGACAACCTCGTCACCTCCACCAACCGACACCGCGATGACATCGACGCCAGTCTCGACGCGCTGGATCGGCTGACGGCTGGGCTTGCCGACGACACCGAGCTCATCGCCTCTTCCATCAAGAAGCTCGACCCGGCAATCCGCACTCTCCAAGGGCATGAGGACAAGGCAGTCAAGCTCCTCGTTGCGCTCGACCGCATCGAGGCATCCAGCCGCAAGAACGTCGAGGGGATGCGCGGGCGCCTGCGCAACCAGCTCAAGGACACTCGCGTTCTCGTGGACGCGGTGATCGCTGAGCGGGACCAGCTCCGACCCATCATGACCGGGATCACCGCATTCGCCGATGCTCTCGATCGCGCGACTCCGGGTGACTTCGCGATGTTCGACCTCACGTTCAACCTGATCCCGGCCTTGCCAGCGGCCCTCGGCAATGTGCCAATCGCCCCCGATGCCACGACTCTCCTCGAAGGCGATCTGGCCGAACTGCTGACTGGCCTGCAAGACACCGTGACCGACATTGCCGGCGATGAAGGCCTGGTGGGACAGCTCATCGGCGGTCTCGCGGGAGGTGGTGGCTGA
- a CDS encoding MlaD family protein — protein sequence MTRLIDRRNTRLAEVVLLGIAILGLLYLGDRVIGSSVFSSTHSVSVQLPSGGGIYPGADVTYRGSTIGRVDDVELEDDGVVVKLHIKGKFDVPTDTEAVVSNLSAIGEQRLDFRPRTDHGPYLRDGDVVSRANSAVPRRFDTIIRHLGDVAGQIDEKDLTTITSELGTGLDTEVDLATLGRDADNVVSMLELLAPKITHLTTQAQVPLRTVVDTGDDLRSFAANIDLVTAQLEKSDAQIRRTLSSTATLTPILASTIQELTAPLTSTVKSWNVFARLGDDRLPGYQHWLTWAPKQFYAMSDATRDGSGHVLLAANFGDNCEYGPPRVNPYVMTHDPAPLDARCTREDPGVQQRGAQYAPRLPGDPVP from the coding sequence ATGACTCGCCTGATCGATCGTCGCAACACGCGCCTAGCCGAGGTTGTCCTGCTCGGCATAGCGATCCTCGGCCTGCTGTATCTCGGGGACCGAGTGATCGGATCGTCCGTGTTCTCGTCGACGCATTCGGTATCGGTGCAGCTGCCATCCGGCGGCGGCATCTACCCGGGCGCCGATGTCACGTACCGCGGCAGCACCATCGGACGCGTCGATGATGTGGAGCTCGAGGACGACGGCGTAGTCGTCAAGCTCCACATCAAGGGCAAGTTCGACGTACCGACCGACACAGAGGCAGTTGTCTCCAACCTCTCGGCGATCGGTGAGCAGCGACTCGACTTCCGCCCGCGTACGGACCACGGACCGTACCTGCGCGACGGCGACGTCGTTTCTCGGGCCAACTCCGCCGTACCCCGTCGGTTCGACACGATCATCAGGCACCTCGGCGATGTTGCAGGGCAGATCGACGAGAAGGATCTGACAACGATCACGTCGGAACTCGGAACAGGGCTGGACACCGAGGTTGACCTCGCGACTCTGGGCCGCGACGCCGACAACGTCGTGTCAATGCTCGAGTTGCTGGCTCCCAAGATCACCCACCTGACCACACAGGCTCAGGTACCGCTCCGCACCGTTGTCGATACGGGCGACGATCTGCGGTCATTCGCCGCGAACATCGATCTCGTGACTGCGCAGCTCGAAAAGTCCGACGCTCAGATCCGCCGCACACTCTCCTCGACCGCGACACTCACCCCGATTCTCGCCAGCACCATCCAGGAGCTCACCGCTCCCCTGACATCGACGGTCAAGAGCTGGAACGTGTTCGCGCGCCTGGGCGACGACCGACTTCCCGGCTACCAGCACTGGCTGACGTGGGCACCGAAGCAGTTCTATGCGATGTCTGACGCCACACGCGACGGTTCGGGTCACGTACTCCTCGCGGCGAACTTCGGCGACAACTGCGAGTACGGCCCTCCACGGGTCAATCCGTACGTCATGACGCATGACCCGGCACCGCTCGACGCTCGCTGCACACGGGAAGATCCCGGCGTACAGCAGCGCGGCGCGCAGTACGCACCCCGCCTCCCCGGCGACCCCGTCCCCTAG
- a CDS encoding acyl-CoA dehydrogenase family protein: MDFTLPDTAVAVREGVLRAMSGFDHAYWSRLEEEHRFPDEAWAALGEGGWLGLSVPEEYGGGGQGLLELAVANEALASTGATQGTFLYILTPGFGAMTITRHGTDEQKKEILPGLAAGDTQFCMALTEPDAGSNALAITTHARRDGDDFLIKGQKIWISGVDRADWMVAITRTIPAADAKPRTAGFTLFLVDVKEALKAGTLTFQPIPKMGSNIVTSSQVFFDDVRVPAHRVIGEVDQGFGVLWDVLNPERILAAAGGVGAADAALQLACDYAREREVFGRPIGANQAIQFPLAQIKAKTELGRLMAYKAAWLFDQGLPCGNETNVAKLTGAQVAWEAADQAFQTFGGMAYSKEFPIERLFRDARIGKNIPVAEELILAHIGTQMLNLPRSY; encoded by the coding sequence ATGGACTTCACCCTTCCCGACACAGCCGTTGCCGTACGCGAAGGCGTGCTGAGGGCCATGTCTGGCTTCGACCACGCGTACTGGTCACGGCTCGAGGAGGAGCACCGCTTCCCCGACGAGGCGTGGGCCGCTCTCGGCGAGGGCGGCTGGCTCGGCCTCTCGGTTCCTGAGGAGTACGGCGGCGGCGGACAGGGGCTCCTGGAGCTCGCTGTTGCCAACGAAGCTCTCGCCTCGACCGGAGCGACCCAAGGCACGTTCCTCTACATCCTGACTCCGGGCTTTGGTGCCATGACGATCACGCGTCACGGCACAGACGAGCAGAAGAAGGAGATCCTCCCCGGCCTCGCCGCGGGCGACACTCAGTTCTGTATGGCGCTGACCGAACCCGATGCTGGTAGCAACGCTCTGGCCATCACCACGCATGCGCGCCGCGATGGCGATGACTTCCTGATCAAGGGTCAGAAGATCTGGATCTCAGGCGTGGACCGGGCCGACTGGATGGTCGCGATCACCCGAACCATTCCGGCAGCCGACGCCAAGCCGCGTACGGCCGGTTTCACCCTGTTCCTCGTCGACGTCAAGGAAGCACTCAAGGCCGGCACGCTGACGTTCCAGCCCATCCCCAAGATGGGCAGCAACATCGTCACGTCGAGCCAGGTGTTCTTTGACGACGTACGCGTCCCGGCACACCGGGTCATCGGCGAAGTGGACCAAGGATTCGGCGTGCTGTGGGACGTGCTCAACCCGGAGCGCATTCTGGCGGCTGCCGGCGGAGTCGGCGCTGCAGACGCTGCTCTCCAGCTCGCCTGTGACTACGCACGCGAGCGCGAAGTGTTTGGTCGCCCGATCGGTGCGAACCAAGCGATCCAGTTCCCGTTGGCTCAGATCAAGGCCAAGACCGAGCTCGGCCGACTCATGGCCTACAAGGCCGCGTGGCTCTTCGACCAAGGCCTTCCCTGCGGCAACGAAACGAATGTCGCCAAGCTGACGGGTGCACAAGTGGCCTGGGAGGCAGCCGACCAGGCCTTCCAGACGTTCGGTGGCATGGCCTACTCCAAGGAATTCCCCATCGAGCGGCTGTTCCGCGATGCACGCATCGGCAAGAACATCCCGGTCGCTGAGGAGCTCATCCTCGCCCACATCGGCACGCAGATGTTGAACCTTCCCCGTAGCTACTGA
- a CDS encoding AMP-dependent synthetase/ligase produces MTLEQTLAARAAVESAIAGRTLCDVLRDTAATRGDLPAYSDKLGDDGNGWRTLTWTQVRETALDLAAAMIEAGLPAGGTVAIMGSNRTEHVLADIATLHAGGIPMSIYNTLAPEQVGYVAAHSSPSIAILEGPDQLARWALALEAAPETTVVTMDADSWDAFIAKGRAYRAANPGAVDERSAAVTPDATATILYTSGTTGDPKGVVLSHHNVLFESQTSLDTGELHEPGVTLSYLPFAHIAERILGIYIPQFQGGHVHLIGDPALLAPSLLEVRPTRFFGVPRVWEKIRTGVSAKLAAEPDAARKAGIEQALAVGLAWVESTQTGSTTSPELQAQFEAMDAAVLTPLRGALGLDRVEWAASAAAPMPEDVARFFAGLGLRIFDVYGMTETTGSATSNGPASFKLGTVGRPQHGIELELAEDGEILIRGPINTAGYHKAPGPTAELIDDEQWIHTGDIGVIDEDGFLKVVDRKKEMIITSSGKNIAPSNIENYLKESPLVGHAMVIGEGRPYVVAVLTLDGEIAPLVAQKMGIEASSLSELAQNPAILAVVGQAVEAANARLSKPEQVKAFELLSGEWTAESEELTPTLKLKRRVVTSKYSDVIGRLYGD; encoded by the coding sequence ATGACGCTTGAACAGACCCTTGCTGCCCGCGCCGCCGTCGAATCCGCGATTGCCGGACGCACACTGTGCGATGTCCTTCGCGACACCGCCGCTACCCGCGGAGACCTCCCCGCCTACTCCGACAAATTGGGTGACGACGGGAACGGATGGCGCACCCTGACGTGGACCCAGGTACGCGAGACCGCACTTGACCTCGCCGCCGCAATGATCGAGGCAGGACTGCCGGCCGGCGGCACCGTGGCCATCATGGGCTCCAACCGCACCGAGCATGTACTCGCGGATATCGCGACGCTCCACGCGGGCGGCATCCCCATGTCGATCTACAACACCCTCGCCCCCGAACAGGTTGGGTACGTCGCTGCGCACAGCTCCCCGAGTATCGCGATCCTCGAGGGTCCCGACCAGCTCGCCCGTTGGGCTCTTGCCCTCGAGGCCGCTCCTGAGACGACTGTCGTGACGATGGACGCCGATTCCTGGGACGCCTTCATCGCCAAGGGCCGCGCCTACCGGGCAGCCAACCCCGGTGCCGTCGACGAGCGCTCCGCAGCCGTCACGCCCGACGCCACCGCAACGATCCTCTACACATCCGGCACGACGGGCGACCCCAAGGGCGTCGTGCTTTCACACCACAACGTGTTGTTCGAGTCGCAGACGTCGCTCGATACCGGTGAGCTCCACGAACCGGGAGTCACGCTGTCCTACTTGCCATTCGCGCACATCGCCGAGCGAATCCTTGGCATCTACATCCCCCAGTTCCAGGGCGGCCACGTACACCTCATCGGTGACCCGGCGCTGCTCGCTCCGTCGCTGCTCGAGGTACGCCCGACGCGCTTCTTCGGCGTCCCGCGCGTCTGGGAGAAGATCCGTACGGGTGTCTCGGCAAAGCTCGCTGCCGAACCCGATGCCGCTCGCAAGGCCGGTATCGAGCAAGCCCTCGCTGTTGGCCTGGCCTGGGTCGAGTCGACCCAGACGGGCAGCACGACCTCACCCGAGCTACAGGCACAGTTCGAGGCCATGGACGCAGCGGTGCTCACTCCGCTCCGCGGCGCTCTGGGCCTCGACCGAGTCGAGTGGGCTGCCAGCGCAGCGGCGCCGATGCCCGAAGATGTGGCGCGCTTCTTTGCCGGCCTGGGCCTGCGAATCTTCGACGTCTACGGCATGACTGAAACGACCGGCTCCGCCACCTCCAACGGTCCGGCGTCGTTCAAGCTCGGCACCGTTGGTCGACCGCAGCACGGAATCGAGCTTGAGCTCGCTGAGGATGGCGAGATCCTGATTCGCGGCCCGATCAACACCGCTGGCTATCACAAGGCTCCCGGCCCGACAGCCGAGCTGATCGACGATGAGCAGTGGATCCACACGGGCGACATCGGCGTGATCGACGAGGACGGCTTCCTGAAGGTCGTCGATCGCAAGAAGGAAATGATCATCACCTCGTCGGGCAAGAACATCGCTCCGTCCAACATCGAGAACTACCTCAAGGAATCACCATTGGTCGGCCACGCCATGGTCATCGGCGAAGGGCGTCCGTACGTCGTCGCCGTGCTGACGCTCGACGGCGAGATCGCTCCCCTCGTCGCTCAGAAGATGGGCATCGAGGCGAGCAGTCTCAGCGAGCTGGCTCAGAACCCGGCAATCCTCGCGGTGGTCGGACAGGCCGTCGAGGCAGCGAATGCGCGACTTTCCAAGCCCGAGCAGGTCAAGGCATTCGAGCTGCTGTCGGGTGAGTGGACGGCCGAGAGCGAAGAGTTGACGCCCACGCTGAAGCTCAAGCGTCGCGTCGTGACCTCGAAGTACTCGGACGTCATTGGTCGCCTGTACGGCGACTAA